One Nitrosopumilus piranensis genomic region harbors:
- a CDS encoding AAA family ATPase, whose product MSMAPQELENTASKYASEAIKFDSQGARGMAITHYQQAIDALVKLLQLYPNSKLNPIYKDRCNSYHNRINALQQAHGVEPAVDPKASDEEQKKSVQRQENENDFEELIMKEKPDVTWDQVIGLDDAKSALRESIVYPTKRPDLFPLGWPKGMLLYGPPGTGKTMLAAATANEMDGYFINVDASSMMSKWLGEAEKNVSKLFSMARQYAEKEGKPVILFVDEVDSLLGSRNSEVGGEVRTKNQFLTEMDGVNGKGKDLMMYVIGATNKPWSLDWPFLRRFQKRIYVSLPTLAARENLFEQYTAKLNKDYKVNPTELAKLFDGYSASDIKDICQAAQIKTVHEIFNAPDYHEPVEGEEPVQPRELTTADFKDIMARRKPSVSTEMIRAYHKWSEEFQAL is encoded by the coding sequence ATGAGTATGGCCCCACAAGAACTAGAAAACACTGCTAGCAAATATGCCTCTGAGGCTATCAAATTTGATTCGCAAGGTGCCCGTGGAATGGCAATCACTCATTATCAGCAGGCAATTGATGCACTGGTAAAACTATTGCAATTATATCCTAATAGTAAACTAAATCCAATTTACAAAGATAGATGCAACTCTTATCATAACAGAATTAATGCATTACAGCAGGCACACGGTGTAGAGCCTGCAGTTGATCCAAAAGCCTCTGATGAAGAACAAAAGAAATCTGTTCAGAGACAAGAAAATGAGAATGACTTTGAAGAACTAATCATGAAAGAAAAACCCGATGTAACTTGGGACCAAGTTATTGGTTTAGATGATGCAAAAAGTGCATTACGTGAATCAATCGTATATCCAACTAAACGACCTGACTTATTTCCACTTGGATGGCCAAAAGGAATGCTGCTTTATGGTCCTCCTGGAACAGGAAAAACAATGCTTGCAGCTGCTACTGCAAATGAAATGGATGGTTACTTTATCAATGTCGATGCATCTTCTATGATGAGCAAGTGGTTAGGCGAGGCAGAGAAAAATGTTTCAAAATTATTTTCAATGGCAAGACAATATGCCGAAAAAGAAGGCAAGCCTGTTATTTTGTTTGTAGATGAAGTTGATTCCCTATTAGGTTCAAGGAATAGTGAAGTTGGTGGAGAAGTTAGAACCAAAAATCAATTCCTAACTGAGATGGATGGTGTAAATGGTAAAGGAAAAGATTTGATGATGTATGTAATTGGTGCCACAAACAAACCTTGGAGTCTTGATTGGCCATTTCTTAGAAGATTCCAAAAGAGAATCTATGTATCATTACCAACACTGGCAGCAAGAGAAAATCTCTTTGAACAATATACTGCTAAACTAAACAAAGACTACAAAGTTAATCCAACTGAACTGGCAAAACTATTTGATGGATATAGTGCCAGTGATATCAAAGATATATGCCAAGCTGCCCAGATTAAAACAGTTCATGAGATTTTCAATGCACCTGATTACCATGAACCAGTAGAAGGAGAAGAACCAGTTCAACCAAGAGAGCTTACAACTGCTGATTTCAAAGATATTATGGCAAGAAGAAAACCAAGTGTTTCAACTGAAATGATTCGTGCATATCACAAATGGAGCGAGGAGTTCCAAGCACTATAG
- the carA gene encoding glutamine-hydrolyzing carbamoyl-phosphate synthase small subunit, whose protein sequence is MHANKHGKLIFDDGTVFDGVGFGYSTTVFGEIVFNTGMVGYTEALTDPSYNGQILTLTYPLVGNYGVPDPTITDDDGIPKFFESERIQIRGLVVHELSLTASHWNLSMTLDEWMYNEKVPGISGIDTRAITKKLRSSGVMMAALVVSDSEIDVEQVKKELASATHYNSEQFMDKVSTKKEKIYGDGNESVVVIDTGAKNAIIRNVRSLGYKAIVVPWDTPYEKIMSYNPKGVVLSSGPGDPQKCPATIDTAKKLIENNVPTLGICLGAQIIGIAGNTETYKLKYGHRGQNKPCINLETNQVYVTSQNHGYGIKPESLEKSDFKLWFTNADDKTVEGIKHKKQNCVAVQFHPEAAPGPFDCKFVFEELKELMEE, encoded by the coding sequence ATCCACGCAAACAAGCATGGAAAGCTGATCTTTGATGATGGTACTGTTTTTGATGGTGTAGGATTTGGTTATTCAACGACTGTTTTTGGTGAAATTGTCTTTAACACTGGCATGGTTGGCTATACTGAAGCATTAACTGATCCCTCATACAATGGTCAAATCTTAACTTTGACTTATCCTCTTGTTGGAAATTACGGAGTTCCCGATCCAACTATTACTGATGATGATGGAATCCCAAAATTCTTTGAATCTGAACGAATCCAAATTCGCGGTCTTGTTGTACATGAACTCTCTCTTACTGCAAGTCATTGGAATCTCTCCATGACTCTTGATGAATGGATGTACAACGAAAAGGTTCCTGGAATCTCTGGAATAGATACACGTGCAATAACAAAAAAACTTCGAAGCAGCGGAGTAATGATGGCAGCACTTGTAGTATCTGATTCTGAAATTGACGTTGAACAAGTCAAAAAAGAATTGGCTTCTGCCACTCACTATAATTCTGAGCAATTTATGGATAAAGTTTCTACAAAGAAAGAGAAAATCTATGGAGATGGAAATGAGTCTGTAGTTGTAATTGACACTGGTGCAAAAAATGCAATTATTCGAAATGTCCGAAGCCTTGGCTACAAAGCAATTGTGGTTCCATGGGATACGCCTTATGAGAAAATAATGTCTTACAACCCCAAAGGAGTTGTTTTAAGCAGTGGTCCTGGGGATCCTCAAAAATGTCCTGCTACAATTGATACTGCCAAAAAATTAATTGAAAACAATGTTCCCACACTTGGAATTTGTTTAGGTGCACAAATTATTGGAATTGCTGGTAACACTGAAACTTACAAACTAAAGTATGGTCATAGAGGACAAAACAAACCTTGTATTAATTTAGAAACTAATCAGGTATATGTTACTAGTCAAAATCACGGTTATGGAATCAAACCTGAATCCCTAGAAAAATCTGATTTTAAATTATGGTTTACAAATGCAGATGATAAAACAGTAGAAGGAATAAAACACAAAAAACAAAATTGTGTTGCAGTACAGTTTCATCCTGAAGCTGCTCCTGGTCCCTTTGATTGCAAGTTTGTCTTTGAAGAATTAAAAGAACTAATGGAGGAATGA
- the carB gene encoding carbamoyl-phosphate synthase (glutamine-hydrolyzing) large subunit, whose amino-acid sequence MPKNESLKKILVLGSGAIKIGEAGEFDYSGSQCLKAIQEDGIKSVLINPNIATIQTDTRFADQVYLLPVTPKYVESIIEKERPDGIMLAYGGQTALNCGVKLEEAGILKKYDVSVLGTQVQGIKNTEDRQLFKDQMKEAGVPVLKSKTVTNFEDAKKIAEELSYPVIIRVAYTLGGRGGGIAHNEIELHEIVERGLKASLVGQVLIEEYIGHWKQIEYEVMQDYDGNNVIVCNMENVLSMKVHTGDNIVVAPSQTIDNHEYHMLRSAALRATKHVGIVGECNIQYALDSDSDRFVAIEINPRLSRSSALASKATGYPLAYMSAKIGLGYNLSELVNRITKNTTACFEPSLDYIVCKHPRWDFSKFELVNRKLGVTMKSVGEVMAVGRTFEESLQKAIRMLDIGNDGLVLNRVNGKTYTEEEIEDKLSHHDDQILYNVAIALKMGISVDRIYKLSAIDPWFIEKIQNIANTESKLKESELDESMMWEAKKMGFSDKQIARVKDKTPDEVRKMRKKLGVIPSVKQIDTLAAEWPAVTNYLYLTYGGNSHDVEVSPDEKGILVVGAGPYRIGSSVEFDWGTVNMVWGLQENGEKNVSVVNCNPETVSTDYDICTRLYFEELTQERILDITEFENPKGVITCVGGQTANNLTPGLAQHGINIMGTSAIDVDRAEDRSKFSAELDKLHIQQPKWQAFSNLNEAKNFAQEVGFPVIVRPSYVLSGAAMKVVWSQDELKTYVKDATDVSPDHPVVISKFMLNSLEVDVDGISNGKEVVIGAIVEHIDSAGVHSGDAMMCIPPWRLNNKIIETINDYTKKIALTFNVKGPFNLQFLIHDNHVYVIELNIRASRSMPFVSKLVKTNLISLASKAILGKPLPKIPENKWQKIHNYGIKVPQFSFMQLDGADIALGVEMQSTGEAACFGDSFYDALSKGLTSVGYNLPDKGTALVTVGGAINKEKLLPTIAKLKHLGFKILATEHTAEFFEEKVGDVEIVHKISEPERKPNISDLLYEKKIDFIINIPSTLSLEKYVGMLDDEYQIRRKALELGIPVLTTIELADSFVKTLEWLQNNETTKDPIEPYDPIES is encoded by the coding sequence TTGCCAAAAAATGAATCGTTAAAGAAAATCCTTGTACTGGGAAGTGGAGCTATCAAAATTGGAGAAGCCGGTGAATTTGATTATTCTGGAAGTCAATGTCTTAAAGCAATTCAAGAAGATGGAATCAAAAGTGTATTGATTAATCCAAACATTGCAACAATTCAAACAGATACAAGATTTGCAGACCAAGTGTATCTCTTACCTGTAACTCCAAAGTATGTAGAATCAATAATTGAAAAGGAAAGACCTGACGGAATCATGTTGGCATATGGGGGGCAGACTGCTCTTAATTGTGGTGTCAAGCTAGAGGAAGCTGGAATTCTCAAAAAATACGATGTAAGTGTTCTTGGAACTCAGGTACAAGGCATCAAAAATACTGAAGATAGGCAGCTTTTCAAAGATCAAATGAAAGAGGCAGGAGTCCCTGTACTCAAAAGTAAGACTGTAACAAACTTTGAGGATGCAAAAAAGATTGCAGAGGAATTATCTTATCCTGTAATAATTAGAGTAGCATACACACTTGGTGGGCGTGGTGGTGGAATTGCCCACAATGAGATTGAGCTGCATGAAATTGTAGAGCGTGGTCTTAAGGCCAGTCTGGTGGGTCAAGTTTTAATTGAAGAATACATTGGTCATTGGAAACAAATTGAATATGAGGTAATGCAAGATTATGATGGCAATAACGTAATTGTTTGTAATATGGAAAATGTCCTTTCAATGAAAGTTCACACTGGTGATAATATTGTGGTTGCACCATCACAGACAATTGATAATCATGAATATCACATGTTGCGCTCTGCAGCATTACGTGCAACAAAGCATGTTGGAATAGTTGGTGAATGTAACATCCAATATGCATTGGATTCTGATTCTGATAGATTTGTTGCAATTGAAATCAATCCACGTCTTTCACGTTCATCAGCTCTTGCAAGTAAAGCAACTGGGTATCCACTGGCATACATGTCTGCAAAGATTGGATTGGGTTACAATTTATCTGAACTTGTAAATCGTATTACAAAAAATACGACTGCATGTTTTGAACCCTCTCTTGATTATATTGTATGTAAACATCCGCGATGGGATTTTTCAAAGTTTGAACTAGTAAATAGAAAACTTGGAGTTACAATGAAATCTGTTGGTGAAGTAATGGCAGTTGGCAGAACCTTTGAAGAATCATTACAAAAGGCAATCAGAATGCTTGACATTGGAAATGACGGATTGGTTTTGAATCGTGTAAATGGTAAAACATACACTGAAGAAGAGATTGAAGATAAACTTTCACACCATGATGATCAAATATTATACAATGTTGCAATTGCGCTGAAGATGGGAATCTCTGTTGATAGGATCTATAAGCTGTCTGCAATTGATCCTTGGTTTATTGAAAAGATACAAAATATTGCAAATACAGAATCAAAACTCAAAGAATCAGAACTTGATGAATCTATGATGTGGGAAGCAAAGAAGATGGGTTTCTCAGACAAGCAAATTGCTAGAGTAAAGGACAAAACTCCTGACGAAGTGCGTAAAATGCGTAAAAAACTAGGCGTAATTCCCTCTGTCAAGCAAATTGATACCCTTGCAGCAGAGTGGCCTGCAGTTACAAACTATCTTTATCTAACTTATGGTGGAAACTCTCACGATGTAGAAGTTTCTCCTGATGAGAAAGGAATTCTAGTAGTTGGTGCGGGTCCATATAGAATTGGAAGTAGTGTGGAATTTGATTGGGGTACAGTCAACATGGTATGGGGGTTGCAAGAAAATGGTGAGAAAAATGTTTCAGTTGTCAACTGTAATCCTGAGACTGTTTCAACTGATTATGATATATGTACCAGATTATATTTTGAAGAATTAACTCAAGAAAGAATTCTTGATATTACAGAATTTGAAAATCCAAAAGGCGTAATCACTTGTGTTGGTGGACAGACTGCAAATAATCTGACTCCTGGTCTTGCACAACATGGAATTAACATTATGGGAACAAGTGCAATAGATGTTGATAGAGCTGAAGACCGCTCAAAGTTTAGTGCAGAGCTTGACAAACTACACATACAGCAACCAAAATGGCAAGCATTCTCAAATCTTAATGAAGCAAAAAACTTTGCACAAGAAGTTGGATTCCCTGTAATTGTTAGACCTTCATATGTTTTATCTGGAGCTGCAATGAAAGTTGTATGGTCTCAAGATGAACTCAAAACATATGTCAAGGATGCAACCGATGTCTCCCCTGATCATCCAGTTGTAATATCAAAATTCATGCTAAATTCCCTTGAAGTAGATGTTGATGGAATAAGTAATGGAAAAGAAGTTGTAATTGGTGCAATAGTTGAGCACATTGATTCAGCTGGTGTTCACTCTGGTGATGCAATGATGTGTATTCCTCCATGGCGTCTTAACAACAAAATTATTGAGACAATTAATGATTATACAAAAAAGATTGCATTAACATTTAATGTAAAAGGTCCATTTAACCTGCAATTTCTAATCCATGATAATCACGTTTATGTAATTGAGCTAAACATTAGGGCATCACGTTCTATGCCGTTTGTCTCAAAATTGGTAAAAACCAACTTGATTTCTCTTGCATCTAAGGCTATTTTGGGCAAACCCCTGCCTAAGATCCCTGAAAACAAGTGGCAAAAGATTCACAACTATGGAATCAAGGTACCACAGTTTTCATTTATGCAATTAGATGGTGCAGACATTGCATTAGGAGTTGAGATGCAGTCAACAGGAGAGGCTGCATGCTTTGGTGATAGCTTCTATGATGCATTATCAAAAGGGCTGACTTCTGTTGGATATAATCTCCCTGACAAGGGAACTGCACTTGTAACTGTTGGGGGTGCTATAAACAAGGAAAAACTATTGCCAACTATTGCAAAACTCAAACACTTGGGATTCAAGATTTTAGCAACAGAACACACTGCAGAATTCTTTGAAGAAAAGGTTGGTGATGTTGAGATAGTACACAAAATTTCAGAGCCAGAACGAAAACCAAACATTTCTGATTTGCTCTATGAGAAAAAGATTGACTTTATCATAAACATCCCAAGCACACTATCTTTGGAAAAATATGTTGGAATGCTTGATGATGAATATCAAATTCGAAGAAAGGCTTTGGAGCTTGGAATTCCAGTACTAACTACTATTGAGTTGGCAGATTCTTTTGTTAAGACACTAGAGTGGTTGCAAAACAATGAAACAACAAAAGACCCTATAGAACCATATGATCCAATTGAATCATAA
- a CDS encoding metallophosphoesterase, producing the protein MLQTRIIPSKPALILDGEKKHIVVTDMHIGFESSMTSNEIFIGKNSTINETIQELSQIIDAEKPDSVILLGDVKSSIKSISKNEWEEVPLFFEKISQKCDVVLVPGNHDANISRLIPQNITMISSTGIVEENVLLTHGHTMPSENFSHIDKIIMGHVHPVFFQEDSIINGQRVWVSMKIEKEEIFPNKSGELEITIIPSFNKYFYATHRKKYKKSISPIVDKIKSVGKARIVTLDGTIIGNESIIDQVL; encoded by the coding sequence ATGCTGCAAACTAGAATCATTCCATCAAAACCTGCATTAATTTTAGATGGAGAAAAAAAGCATATAGTTGTAACAGACATGCATATTGGATTTGAAAGTAGTATGACATCAAATGAGATTTTCATTGGAAAAAATTCTACAATAAATGAAACAATCCAAGAATTGTCTCAGATTATCGATGCAGAAAAGCCGGATTCAGTAATTTTACTAGGAGATGTAAAATCAAGTATCAAAAGCATCTCAAAAAATGAATGGGAGGAAGTTCCACTGTTTTTTGAGAAAATTAGTCAAAAGTGTGATGTTGTGTTAGTTCCTGGAAATCATGATGCAAATATTTCAAGACTGATACCTCAAAATATTACTATGATTAGTTCAACTGGGATTGTTGAGGAAAATGTATTGCTGACTCATGGCCATACGATGCCATCAGAGAATTTCTCTCATATTGATAAAATTATCATGGGACATGTTCACCCAGTTTTCTTTCAAGAGGATTCCATAATAAATGGACAAAGAGTTTGGGTTTCAATGAAAATAGAAAAAGAGGAAATTTTTCCAAACAAGTCAGGGGAATTAGAAATTACAATAATTCCTTCATTTAACAAGTACTTTTATGCAACTCATAGAAAGAAATACAAAAAATCAATATCCCCAATAGTTGACAAGATAAAATCAGTAGGAAAAGCAAGAATTGTTACACTTGATGGGACAATTATTGGTAATGAATCAATTATTGATCAAGTTTTATGA
- a CDS encoding V-type ATP synthase subunit F — protein sequence MKIFTVGSKSFVTSFQLAGVPGIISESPQKALDDIRKLTDDSDVGLVLVSDDITESINDELTALRAEKSTLVFALPATGSEKSEVDYRVMLKKILGV from the coding sequence GTGAAAATATTCACTGTAGGAAGCAAATCATTTGTAACTAGTTTTCAGTTAGCAGGAGTTCCAGGTATTATTTCTGAATCCCCTCAAAAGGCTCTAGATGATATTAGGAAACTAACTGATGATTCTGATGTGGGATTAGTTTTAGTTAGCGATGATATTACAGAATCTATCAATGATGAGTTGACTGCATTAAGAGCTGAAAAATCTACTTTGGTGTTTGCATTACCTGCTACAGGAAGTGAAAAATCTGAAGTTGATTACCGAGTAATGTTAAAGAAGATTCTTGGTGTTTGA
- a CDS encoding zinc-dependent dehydrogenase: MKTASVKEPSVISVSETDNPSLGPGDILVQMHACGICGSDLEKVFGQYGQPSMRLGHEPAGIVLDVGSNVTEFKKGDRVFTHHHVPCYDCHFCYHGNETMCKKYYETNLSPCGLSEQYVVPAWNVSHGGVLKISDSTSFEEAAMIEPLACCVRAWTKFHYQEGDSTAIFGIGPTGMMHVMLAHAKKFSKIFCFDVNNFRLDFAKKFNITESIHSTDDTRKQKILEHTDGRGVDVAIVATSSLKALEDAIDMVRKGGSVMMFGVPSKGATMDLDMSKIYSKEITLVTSYAASDSDTKEALNLIESSQIDVKQLITHTYPIIDTQKAFDHARSGENAMKIIITK; the protein is encoded by the coding sequence ATGAAAACTGCATCTGTTAAAGAACCATCAGTAATTTCTGTAAGTGAGACAGATAATCCTTCTTTAGGACCTGGTGATATTTTGGTTCAAATGCATGCATGTGGAATTTGTGGTTCTGATTTGGAAAAAGTATTTGGACAGTATGGCCAGCCCTCAATGCGTTTGGGTCATGAACCTGCAGGCATAGTTTTAGATGTTGGCTCTAATGTAACTGAATTCAAAAAGGGCGATAGGGTATTTACTCACCATCATGTTCCCTGTTATGATTGTCATTTTTGTTACCATGGAAATGAAACAATGTGTAAAAAATACTATGAAACCAATTTGTCTCCCTGTGGCTTGTCTGAACAATATGTTGTACCTGCATGGAATGTATCTCATGGTGGAGTTTTGAAAATATCTGATTCTACGAGTTTTGAGGAAGCTGCAATGATTGAACCCCTTGCATGTTGTGTAAGGGCATGGACAAAATTTCATTATCAGGAAGGAGACAGCACTGCAATCTTTGGAATAGGTCCTACTGGAATGATGCATGTTATGTTGGCTCATGCAAAAAAATTCTCAAAAATTTTCTGCTTTGATGTTAATAATTTTAGATTGGATTTTGCAAAAAAATTCAATATCACAGAATCTATTCATTCTACAGATGATACTCGCAAGCAAAAGATTCTAGAGCACACTGATGGGAGGGGTGTTGATGTTGCAATCGTTGCAACCAGTAGTCTCAAAGCACTTGAGGATGCAATTGATATGGTCAGAAAGGGTGGATCAGTAATGATGTTTGGTGTTCCTTCAAAAGGCGCAACAATGGATTTGGATATGAGTAAAATCTATTCAAAAGAAATTACGCTTGTTACCAGTTATGCTGCATCTGATAGTGATACCAAGGAGGCACTAAATCTTATAGAGTCATCACAAATTGATGTTAAGCAGCTAATCACTCACACTTATCCAATTATTGATACTCAAAAAGCATTTGATCATGCGCGAAGTGGTGAAAACGCAATGAAGATAATCATAACAAAATAA
- the lsrF gene encoding 3-hydroxy-5-phosphonooxypentane-2,4-dione thiolase encodes MDWGLKNRLSNIIKPHNNRALMLAVDHGYFLGPTEKLENPKKVIAPLLKHCDSLMLTRGVQRTSVPAETDTPMVLRVSGGSSIIGEDLSQEDITVSIQDAIRLNASALAMSIFVGSKYEYQTVVNLGKLVSEAEQYGIPVLAVTAVGKELGKDARYLSLACRMAAEQGAHIVKTYYCENFEKVVESCPVPIIVAGGKKIPERDALQLTYNSIKGGAVGVDMGRNIWQSDHPVAMIKAVRAIVHQNASVDQAFKLYQKLTNEKSSKKQKSKGNKPNQNKSKGNKPNQNKSKGNKPNQNKSKGNKPNQNKSKGNKPNQNKSKGNKPNQNKSKGNKPNSSKPQSKKN; translated from the coding sequence ATGGATTGGGGATTAAAAAATAGATTATCCAATATAATTAAACCACATAATAATCGCGCACTAATGTTGGCAGTTGATCATGGATATTTTTTGGGTCCTACTGAAAAATTAGAGAACCCAAAAAAAGTGATTGCTCCTTTGCTAAAACATTGTGATTCCTTGATGCTTACAAGAGGTGTTCAAAGAACATCAGTACCTGCAGAGACTGATACTCCTATGGTACTTCGAGTATCTGGCGGCTCTAGTATTATTGGTGAGGATTTATCTCAAGAAGACATTACAGTATCCATTCAAGACGCAATTAGACTAAATGCAAGTGCTCTTGCCATGTCTATCTTTGTTGGCTCTAAATATGAATACCAAACAGTTGTAAATCTTGGAAAGTTAGTAAGTGAGGCTGAGCAATATGGAATTCCTGTTTTGGCTGTAACTGCAGTTGGAAAGGAACTGGGCAAAGATGCTAGATATCTTTCATTGGCATGTAGAATGGCAGCTGAACAAGGTGCACACATTGTCAAGACTTACTATTGTGAAAATTTTGAAAAAGTAGTTGAATCATGTCCTGTTCCAATTATTGTTGCAGGTGGAAAGAAAATTCCAGAACGTGATGCATTGCAATTAACATACAATTCCATTAAAGGTGGAGCTGTTGGTGTTGATATGGGTAGAAACATTTGGCAATCTGATCATCCTGTTGCAATGATTAAAGCAGTTAGAGCAATTGTTCATCAAAATGCTAGTGTTGATCAGGCATTCAAATTGTACCAAAAGTTAACTAACGAAAAATCAAGCAAAAAACAAAAGTCCAAAGGCAACAAACCTAATCAGAACAAATCCAAAGGCAACAAACCTAATCAGAACAAATCCAAAGGCAACAAACCTAATCAGAACAAATCCAAAGGCAACAAACCTAATCAGAACAAATCCAAAGGCAACAAACCTAATCAGAACAAATCCAAAGGCAACAAACCTAATCAGAACAAATCCAAAGGCAACAAACCTAATTCAAGCAAACCACAATCTAAAAAGAACTGA
- a CDS encoding YybH family protein yields the protein MSDSEEIIKIIDTLFQAGITKDTSVLKDIHLNDPKFSSFSDLPPYDLKDYQNTIELEELRFVSISDYSYEIKKPKISIFGDSAVVAMELNQKGMLVDNKAFTGEHMEIQGRATFVLVKQPTWKIAHIHLSKING from the coding sequence TTGTCAGATAGCGAAGAAATCATCAAAATAATAGACACATTATTTCAAGCAGGGATTACAAAAGACACATCAGTCCTCAAGGATATTCATCTAAACGATCCAAAATTTTCAAGTTTTAGTGATTTACCACCATATGATCTAAAAGATTATCAAAATACAATTGAATTAGAAGAACTCAGGTTTGTTAGTATTTCAGATTATAGTTATGAAATTAAAAAGCCAAAGATCAGTATTTTTGGAGATTCTGCAGTTGTTGCAATGGAATTAAACCAAAAAGGAATGTTAGTTGACAATAAAGCATTCACTGGGGAACACATGGAAATTCAAGGAAGAGCTACTTTTGTTTTAGTAAAACAACCAACATGGAAAATTGCTCACATTCACCTATCAAAGATTAATGGATGA